The following is a genomic window from Prunus persica cultivar Lovell chromosome G7, Prunus_persica_NCBIv2, whole genome shotgun sequence.
TCAAAGGGAACTCCGATCCTTTGATTCATCAGAATGAGAATAAACCATCCGAAGAAGATCCAGATAATGCAAATCTATTGCCTTCCAAAGGTGATAGGATTGCCTCAGATGCTGAAAACATGGAAGATGAAAACCGTAGTAGCATAAACGATTCTGATGATTGGCATATAAACTCCAAGAAGATGAAACAAGATGGCTCTTATGTTTTACGGACTACAGAACAGAACCAACTTCCTTTACATGGAAAAGAACTGTTGGAATATTCGACTGAGAGGGAAAGGTGCAACTTGGCAGGAAATCATATGGGAATGATGGAGGAAGGCACGGTCTTAGAGGATGGTCATGATGATACTGCCTCAAAGAGAAGTGGACAGAGCAGTAGCGGTGCAATCCATAAGAGTCAGTCAAAAAATCATCTTAATGCAACTTCAATGCACGAAGAAACATTTTGGGATGAAGCCCATCAAGATTCATGTGTTGGTCAAGCCGAAGATGATGGTGGGCTTCATCCTGAACCAAGAACATCAGGTGTTGCTCCTCCAGATGGAACCCAACTTAATGTTTCTGCTAAAGTATTCAATTGTGATAGTGAGCatgattttcatattaaaGCACTGCATCCTGCATCCGCAGATGGATCCCAAGAGAAGAGCATTGCTAAAGATGGCAAGGACTTGGCTAGGGAAAACCTGGCAGATGAAAACCGTAATAGAGTAATTCATTCTGATGATTGCTATGTAATGGCCAAAAGGATGAAATGGGATGCCTCATATGTTTTACAGTCTATAGAGCAGAACCAAATTCCTTTACATGGAAGAGAACTGTTGGAAGATTCATCTGAAAGAGATGTTCCACTTTCTGGGAGAGAAAGGCGTGACTTGGCAGAAAATCAGATAGGAATGATGGAAGGAGGCAAGGTCATAGAGGATGATCATGATTATCATACTGCCGCAAAGAGGTGTGGACAGAGCACTGACAATGCAGTCCATAAGAGTCAGTCAGAAAATCCTTGTAATGAAACTTCAATGACTCAAGGCACGTTTCAGGATGGAGCCCCTCAATATACATATGTTGATGAAGccaaagatgacggtggactTCATCCTGAACTAAGAGCATCCTGTGTTGCTGTTCCAGATGAAACCCAGCATAAGGTTTCTGCTAAAGTATTCAATTGTAACAGTGAGCAGGATTTTCATATTGGAGTACCACATCCCGCATCCGCAGATGAACCCCGACAGAAGAGCATTGTTTATGAAGACAAAGATGATAGGGAACATTGTCCTGAAACAAGAATATCAGGTACTGCTCCTCAAGATGAAACCCAGCATAAGGATTCTGCTAAAGAATCTGATTCTAACAGCGAGCATGTTTCTCGCATTGAAATAGCATGTCCTGCATCTGCAGATGGGTCCCAGCAGAAGAGCATTCCGGATGAAGCGGAAGAGCTCTTGGATTGGCTACGCCATTATGAGTCAGAGACATTAACTGATAATGATGGATTTCATGATGAGAAGATTGATGTCGCCATGAAGAAGCATGCTTTCTTGAGTTCTCAATGCACATCTAGTCATCGTTCCTCAGTGACAGCTGACTGGACAGAGAGAAATCTTGGTAAGAAGAGTAATGAAAGCGGTCAGTTGTTGATTTGTAAAACCAGTGATTGCTCTGTTGTGTTGCATGAAAATTGGCTGCGTTCCTCAGCCATTCATTATGAGAAGGGTAACTTTTACTGCCCCTTCTGTGTATATTCTCTTGATCTTACTGAATACCTTGAAGCTAAGAAAGAAACTTCCCTTTTAAAGAAAGACCTAGATGCGTTTATTCATACTCTGGAACATCAGCCAAAGGAATGTCTTGGAAGACCACACAACAAAGAGAATTTCTGCACGAGGAATTTTGATGAAGATCTTAATGAAAAAAGTCACCAGAATGGGCatttgggagagagagaagaaaatctAGGAAAGCAATGTGAAGAACATCCAAAGGAAGTCAATGACTTTCAATTTCAGAATATTACAGGTAATGAGCAACATGTAGCACCTTTTGCTTCATGTGTTCATGTCAATTCAGAGTGTGGAGATGAAAGTGCTACCGCAGTTTGTAGAAAACTTGATGCATCAACTGgtgaaaaggaagaggaagaaaaggtgGCCCGGGAGTGCATACCTGTAGGTGTTCCTTTGTCCAGTAAAAACACAGAAAACCTTCATATTGACCAAGGATATGAAGTTAATTTTGATTCCGAGCAAGTTGATAATCAGAAGTCTAGCACTTCCAAATATTCTATAAGACCCCGAAGGAGCAAAAACACTTAGTAAGTTAATTTCTATTGTTACAATATCTCACTTCATATGCCTTGAAATGTAAAATACTTTGTCTATCTGCTCAAGGAATGTCTAAAACAGTCAGTGTTTATGTTGCCCAGAGCTTTAATTGCAGTCCTGTATTCTCCCTAATCAACCTGTACACTTACCTATTGGTTATAAAGCAGTGAGTTGAGGATTCGATTGAAATAGTTATTAATAGAGAATAAACCTTTTTTGTGTCTTGTAGCTCATACCCGGCAACTCCTCAGTTAAGGCGGATTAAAGTTCCATGGAAAGTTGAGGAGGAAGAAATGCTCAAGGTTCGTGGTTTCCTTTCTAATGTTCTTTTATCGACTCAAGATTATTTTCTAGTTCCAGTTTACACTATATATCTCTACTTGCATTTTACACTAAATACCTGATTGTAGTTATAATTGCATATGTgttgtttctattttttttatttattagacTTTTTAGATATGTTGTAACATCTTTTATATTGCTACAGAAGGGAGTGTCAACAGTATCAAGAAATGATGAAGGAAATATTCCATGGAAGCAAATACTGGAATTTGGTGGTTCTGTGTTTCTGCATAGTCGTACCTCAATTGACCTTAAGGATAAGTGGAGGAACATATGCAGGCGAAGGTCAAAGTCGAAATGAAATGGTCAGTTTACATATAAGAATATGCTCTCTTATTTTGGTCCACCTCTAAAATTCATTTGTCACGGTACCAATTTCATATGAATAGTAACCGCTAACCATAAATAATGAACTAAACGTTTGAACCACGAAATTACTTAGCTTGTAGCAGTTTAAAGTGCAAACTTgagtatatttatttatttttttaaatctttattTCCCTAAAATAATTTCCAATGGTGTGATGCTGAATTTCCTCTTGATATTGATATCAGGGATGCATCAGTGAACTCATTTCTAACTCAATCTTAAAAGCTATTAATTATGACTGAAACATTAAGTGATTTCAAACATCCATTGATCCATGTTGCCTCTTCCAGAATCTTTCCTTTCCAACACATGAATGATCTAAAAATTCCCAATCAATGGTTGTATGCTTTTTGAAATCAACCCTAAAAACTATGCCATCCTATTTTGTCTCAGATATTATCCATTGGGACAATTTCAGACcaccttgtttttgttctaACCCCTGTTTTGCTCTATATCCCTGACATAGCCATGGTCTCTACTGAAAATGTGATTACTTGATGGCATGTCTGCCATCTTTGCCCAGCCATTGAAATCCCCCATCCCCTTGGcgatttactataatatttctCAGCACAACCCGTGTCCAGATTCTGAAAAATGATGATGAATGTGCCCATATTGTTTCTATATTTGTCCATTCAAACTCTTTTGCATTTCCtaaaaaatctcaattgaTTGCTCACAATGGCactatttccttttttcatcccatctctctctctctctctctctctctctctctctctctctctctctctctctctctctctcaaatgcCATCTATTTTAAAGGTGATGAATTTGATAAGTGAAGAGAAAAGTAGTAGTTGTGGTGGATGACATGATTGACAGAGCTGGTTAGTTTGTAAATGCTCTAATACGTTTTATTAAGTAGAACATAAATAGTACCTTTAACAAATGATATCAGAAATGTAACATTATTGCCCCCCCTCTCCTCCtctcacaaaaaagaaaaaaagatgagATATCAATGTTGACCTTGCTCGTGATGCTAACATGTATTGAACATTTGCACAAATAATATTGACTGCAACGATGTTTTAGAAAACTGAAATAATTTATTGTGTTCTTTTCATCTTCAAACATGAATTGGGCTTTTGAAcgcgaaaaaagaaaaactctgAATTGCCTTCAATAGTTGTGTTAAACTATTGCATATATGATGTGGCATTGGATTGACTTCTTGAGTTCATCTTTAGTGAAGGAACAATTTTGACATTCATGGAACTTAGTGAAGGAACCCTTATCAAGATTATGATCTCAAACTTGGTCCATGGCCTGAAACCTAAATAGTGGGCAAGTTCTGAAAACTAGCCACTTTTTGCACCCATTGAACACTTTTAACCATTTCTTTAGAATTTAGATATCCTTCCTCACCCCTCAAGTAGTGCTCGAAATCCTTGAACCGTGGCTAGTTTTCAAATTTGCCAAAACCAGTGCCTATTATGTTTTGCCACCTAGGTCATTATAGTCTGGCTCAGTGAATCAGTATCCAGGATCTTAGTGAAGTTACCGGTTCCTAAAAGTCCAGTTTGGTTTGAATGAGCTGGAACATGGTCTTTGGACCATTTTGACCAGGGAACTTGAAGTCAGTCTGTAGCAAGATTTGGACAAGATTCACTTGGAACTTGAAGTCAGTCTGTAGCAAGATTATCTTGCGGCATTACTTCACATTGTCACAAAATTGAGAATCCTTGTAAAGATTTTTCCCTTGGTTTATTCACAGGAACATCTGATGGGTTATTTTCC
Proteins encoded in this region:
- the LOC18769868 gene encoding uncharacterized protein LOC18769868 isoform X2 → MDGMNEQERAIAWLWAIEALASFREVDVSLLHDLIEMAPALPDDMGKNAKERVALRCLEGLLGPCDVMSSDVPSAQHSKCSFDLSESCENVLKRIVDETPESDLRVGGPGLLKWDIRPFIIHKRASLPKCALKQLKDSIIDGTHPHADFLRVKSGLTRSYGDRVPVGGSNTRLNESCSSAQNMGVKGNSDPLIHQNENKPSEEDPDNANLLPSKGDRIASDAENMEDENRSSINDSDDWHINSKKMKQDGSYVLRTTEQNQLPLHGKELLEYSTERERCNLAGNHMGMMEEGTVLEDGHDDTASKRSGQSSSGAIHKSQSKNHLNATSMHEETFWDEAHQDSCVGQAEDDGGLHPEPRTSGVAPPDGTQLNVSAKVFNCDSEHDFHIKALHPASADGSQEKSIAKDGKDLARENLADENRNRVIHSDDCYVMAKRMKWDASYVLQSIEQNQIPLHGRELLEDSSERDVPLSGRERRDLAENQIGMMEGGKVIEDDHDYHTAAKRCGQSTDNAVHKSQSENPCNETSMTQGTFQDGAPQYTYVDEAKDDGGLHPELRASCVAVPDETQHKVSAKVFNCNSEQDFHIGVPHPASADEPRQKSIVYEDKDDREHCPETRISDGSQQKSIPDEAEELLDWLRHYESETLTDNDGFHDEKIDVAMKKHAFLSSQCTSSHRSSVTADWTERNLGKKSNESGQLLICKTSDCSVVLHENWLRSSAIHYEKGNFYCPFCVYSLDLTEYLEAKKETSLLKKDLDAFIHTLEHQPKECLGRPHNKENFCTRNFDEDLNEKSHQNGHLGEREENLGKQCEEHPKEVNDFQFQNITGNEQHVAPFASCVHVNSECGDESATAVCRKLDASTGEKEEEEKVARECIPVGVPLSSKNTENLHIDQGYEVNFDSEQVDNQKSSTSKYSIRPRRSKNTYSYPATPQLRRIKVPWKVEEEEMLKKGVSTVSRNDEGNIPWKQILEFGGSVFLHSRTSIDLKDKWRNICRRRSKSK
- the LOC18769868 gene encoding uncharacterized protein LOC18769868 isoform X1 — encoded protein: MDGMNEQERAIAWLWAIEALASFREVDVSLLHDLIEMAPALPDDMGKNAKERVALRCLEGLLGPCDVMSSDVPSAQHSKCSFDLSESCENVLKRIVDETPESDLRVGGPGLLKWDIRPFIIHKRASLPKCALKQLKDSIIDGTHPHADFLRVKSGLTRSYGDRVPVGGSNTRLNESCSSAQNMGVKGNSDPLIHQNENKPSEEDPDNANLLPSKGDRIASDAENMEDENRSSINDSDDWHINSKKMKQDGSYVLRTTEQNQLPLHGKELLEYSTERERCNLAGNHMGMMEEGTVLEDGHDDTASKRSGQSSSGAIHKSQSKNHLNATSMHEETFWDEAHQDSCVGQAEDDGGLHPEPRTSGVAPPDGTQLNVSAKVFNCDSEHDFHIKALHPASADGSQEKSIAKDGKDLARENLADENRNRVIHSDDCYVMAKRMKWDASYVLQSIEQNQIPLHGRELLEDSSERDVPLSGRERRDLAENQIGMMEGGKVIEDDHDYHTAAKRCGQSTDNAVHKSQSENPCNETSMTQGTFQDGAPQYTYVDEAKDDGGLHPELRASCVAVPDETQHKVSAKVFNCNSEQDFHIGVPHPASADEPRQKSIVYEDKDDREHCPETRISGTAPQDETQHKDSAKESDSNSEHVSRIEIACPASADGSQQKSIPDEAEELLDWLRHYESETLTDNDGFHDEKIDVAMKKHAFLSSQCTSSHRSSVTADWTERNLGKKSNESGQLLICKTSDCSVVLHENWLRSSAIHYEKGNFYCPFCVYSLDLTEYLEAKKETSLLKKDLDAFIHTLEHQPKECLGRPHNKENFCTRNFDEDLNEKSHQNGHLGEREENLGKQCEEHPKEVNDFQFQNITGNEQHVAPFASCVHVNSECGDESATAVCRKLDASTGEKEEEEKVARECIPVGVPLSSKNTENLHIDQGYEVNFDSEQVDNQKSSTSKYSIRPRRSKNTYSYPATPQLRRIKVPWKVEEEEMLKKGVSTVSRNDEGNIPWKQILEFGGSVFLHSRTSIDLKDKWRNICRRRSKSK